TCATAGTCAATGTGCTGTGTGTCTTCTGGAGAGCTGTGGTAGCcggaagtgaaaacagaaagtcaTTGTATTTGTAGCTGAATGTCAGTGATGCTGAGGGCCGTAGTTACTGGGAGGTCGGAGTGAGAGCCACAGAGGGTGGGATGCTGAGCTGTTTTAACCTTTGCCAGTGTCCCTCTGTGTGGAGGTGATGAGAGTTCAAGGCTCAGCGTGTTCCTCTCTACCTCGCCATTGACCCTGCTGATCGGAGCTGCAGGCGGCCCAGCAAGGCcttgagtgtgagtgtgaggccTTATCAACGTTGTGGCCATCCCTTTTTCGCCCTATCACAGTGGTGAACCTACAGTGGAGATTGGCAGAGCAGCCCCCTTTGCACAGTTgttctctgcacacacacacacagagtgtagTTGCTTGTCATTTTGCCATTGTTTATGTGGTGTGAGCCTAGGTGTAGCCTGAAGGACTTGCTTTGCCTTTTTCCCTCCCCTTAAGATTTAAGCATGTCGCCGGGGCAGAGCTTCTGAGACTTGAGTCTTGTCCTGGACCACGGCAGCTTTAGTGGAACCCCATCTAGTGTTCAGTAGGATGAGTCCTGAGAACTGGAGACGATGTGAGCAGAAACCCTCCTGAAGTTACAAGTGTCAAGAGGCTCAGAGAGGCCCCCGCGAAAAAATAATGTAGGCTTTCTCAAAGCTCTCCGTCAACTTTTTTTTGACTAATCCTCACTTTCTTGTCTCTCATACTCAGATTTTGGTCACTCTTCAAGGCTCTGTCCTATGCTCTTTGCCTCTCCTGACCCATTTAGCCCTGTGCATTGCTTACATTGTGCTTTTGATAGAGATTCTGTGGAGGTATTACAGGCTCCATCTTCATGCCAGCTTGACTTTATCTTAATTTTAAGTTAATCCTTGCTATTTTAAGAATTAAGCTTGATGCTAGCATCTGCGCTGTTTGCTATACTGGTCTTACGTGGACAGTGGATTTGTGGACATGCActgatttaattttctttatttttgtcatcaagtaaagtaaaactTTGTATTGGATAGTTAATAGAGTAAATCTGTGGCCTTGAAAATATTTAAGTTATCGATGAAATATTATGTTGGACGTTCTTATTTTTGCAGCTGTAAGGGGATTATTATTACTTTCTGCTCTCACCTTCCAAACTTAAGACAAAGTTCAGGAAGTGCAGATTGTACACAGCTGCATTTCACAGTTTTGATAATGTTTTGCATCAGTTCCTTAGTTGTagagaaatacacaaaaaatctgggcaaatatctgttttttctttccttttatctGTAACATTACATTTTAGTAATAGTTTTAATTTGGCATATTTTTTGCATTGGCATGTAAAATATAGTATTATTGAAACCTTATGTTTTGTAGGATTTTCGAAATgcaaaaaatccaaaatattttcatctatATTTGGAGATTAATTGTACTAGAGAAACACACATAGGCCcgtatatatgcatatatgtatCTATACATTGTTTCTCAAATACAATATGATGtttaagtcatttattttttaggcTCCGTGTAAATGCAAGTATGCACAtatgcatacatgcacatattttattaatttattctcCATCTTCCAGAAGTTTGTTAGACCAAAGTTTTGTACGGCTCCTATTTTTATTCCACTCGGTGACATATTATTGGATTTTCTTCACACTAATTTGAGTACAGTCAGGcttgagaaaagagaaaaggtgtTTATTTAATCCGTGCATTTCTCACCCTATgaatcaaacacattttttcaaaattagCGGTTAGTAGGCGGGTGGGTGGAAGGGGGGATTAAACATGAAAAGTTATCATTAAAGTTGAGTCTTCCCTGGTTGCATGGTTTGGTGGTGTGAGGGCCAGGGTTTACTGTCATGGCAACTTTATGTTATCTGATGTCTCTGAGCAGAGAAACATTGAGGGAGATAATCCCTGAATTAAACAGGATCTGCTTTGAGTCGACTGTGATGAGCAGGGCCAGGCTGTGCCGACGATCCCCGCCGCTCCCATGCTGCGCGAACAATGGGAAGGCATCCTGTCTCTCTGTGGGGCAGGACTGCACTTCTCCGGGTTTCATTTGCAAATGAATTCTTGGCCACGATGAAAGTGTCGAGGGGCCAGGGCCACAATGAAAGGGATTCATAGAGAAATGCAATTTGTAAATCAACTTGTATGTTAAACAGTGAGATTTTAGTGTGACAAAGAGGGAAAAGAATAAGGAAAGTCTAGAGCACAGCAGTGGCTCTGGGGGCAGGGTGTCGTCTTGCTTTTTCACTCCCTGACTCATCCTGtttataaaaatggaaatttcaAAAACCTGTTTCTATGTGCATTTGAAAAGTggtcatttctttttaatttttattttccaagtcACCTTGTCTGTATTGCATGTTCTGTCACCTGGTATGCCCAGTTTCTCAGTTTTGGCAAGTTTATAATTATCCATTCTGATGTGTCACCCTTTAGTTTGAGtaagcctttttttaaaataaatctcttTCCATGTCTTTTTTCCCCAGAAGAATTAACTGTTATTCATAACATTTTAGGCCAAAATTTGCAATTATGGAATAATACAATACTAACCTTTATTAAttgaatgcattttttaattctttttattttcaagctATTTAATTATGGCAAATAATTTTAAAGCACAGTTATTAAATAAGTCAATTTACTTTGtatgtcttttttccttttttattttgcttggtGTCTGCACATAAGTCTGGATGCCACAGGGTCTGTTGTTCATGTCTCACTGTGATTGCAGGCTGAGTGGATACAAATTAGTTTAGTGACATAGATAACCTGTCCAAGATGCCCATAGTAGGCTGAAAATGAGCAAAGTTGACAGCAAATTGAAAGTCTAATAAGTCCTTCAAATGCTTGATTTGCACCAAGTGGACAAGTAGACTTTGAAGGGCATGGAATATAGGAAATCAATGCCTTTCTATGAAATTTCATTAAGACCCAATGTCCTCACTTCACTCTATTCTATATTTTGATGGATTATCTGAAGAAAATGATTACCTTTAGCTGGGTTGATGAAACCCAGATGTACATTTTCAAAGATCACTTTTAAACACTATTTGAGTAGCTCACATTGATTTTGTATCTCTTCTTATCATGTTTAAGAGGCCACTGCATTGAAAAAGGctttttctcatttatgttGGCTTATTGTTGCCTTTCAATCGTTGTTTTTGTGAACACATCAAGGGGATAAGTGTAAAACAGATTAACTTAAGATTAACAACAATGGAATTTGAGGTGATAAAGCTGCTTCTTCAGCTGCAAAACATTTCTAATCACTAatcctctgtttcctctttttcagGGGACACAGAACTTTGCTCAGAGGACCCCCGCTGCAAGGAGTCAGATGCCCACGTCTGTAGCAGATGTTGTGCTGAGTTCTTTGAACTATCAGATCTTGAAGAACACCAGAAGAATTGCACTAAGAATCAGTTAGTTCTGATAGTGAATGAAAATCCCGCCTCCCCCACTGGAACTTTCTCGCCTGGTTCTCCTCCCCATAATCCTGATGACCAGATGAATGACACAGCTAATAACACTGATCAAACAGAGTGCAGTGACCTTTTAGAGCCCAACACTCTTGAAAAAGACGAATCCATGGATGTGGATGTTTCCGGAATGAGCAGTGGTCATGAAGAGGAAGGTAGTCATACAGAGAGCGGGAGCCCAATCAACACAGTCAGCAGCCATGGTGGCAGGGGCACCGCTGGTCCTGCAGTAGGTACTTCAGCTATATCTGCCCCTCTACCTCAGCTCAGTAACCTGACTGAACTGGGGAACTTCTCCATGATAAACAGCAACGTCAtaattgaaaatcttcaaagcACCAAAGTGGCTGTGGCCCAGTTCTCGCAAGAGGCCCGTTCTTCTGGGGGCCCCAGGGTGGCAGTGCCAGCCCTGATGGAGCAGCTACTAGCCCTACAACAGCAACAGATACACCAGCTGCAGCTTATTGAGCAGATTCGCCATCAGATACTGCTGCTTGCCTCCCAGTCCCCTGAAATGCAGGCTGCCCCAACTTCTGCTCCAGGCACAATGGGGCCTGCTGCCAGCCCATTGACCACACTCAGCTCACATCTCTCCCAGCAGCTGGCTGCAGCCGCAGGCCTAGCGCAGAACCTGGCAAGTCAGTCAGCCAGTATTAGCAGCCTAAAGCAgctggctgcagcagctcagctaCCTCAGTCCAACCCAAGCAACAACAGTGAGACATCTCAGACCATCAGCACACTGGGGCCGTCAACAGTCAGTACGCAGTCCTCTGACAAGAGGCCAAGTCATATGAGTAGCCTTCACTCTCAGCTCAGCAACTCCCCACTAGCTAAGTCCTCGACGCCAGCATTTGGAATAGGTAGCTTGTTAAGCTCTGCAGTGAATCCCCTTCTACCTCAGCCTCCACCTGGAAACCCAATGTTCTCTAGCTCTCTGCCCAGTGTTGGCACCACTGTAGAGGACCTCAACTCTTTAGCAGCTTTGGCCCAGCAGAGAAAAGGCAAGGCACCAAATGTCACTTCATTTGAACATAAGAGCAGCTCTGATGATGCTTTCTTCAAGCATAAGTGCAGGTTTTGTGGCAAGGTTTTTGGGAGTGACAGTGCCTTGCAAATCCACCTGCGCTCACACACTGGCGAGAGACCATATAAGTGTAATATCTGTGGCAACCGCTTCTCCACCCGTGGTAACCTGAAGGTGCATTTCCAGCGTCATAAAGAGAAATATCCTCATATCCAGATGAACCCTTACCCTGTTCCTGAACATTTAGACAATATACCAACAAGCACGGGCATTCCATATGGTATGTCAATGCCCCCTGAGAAACCTGTCACCAGCTGGCTGGACAGCAAACCAGTTTTACCCACTCTGACGTCTTCAGTTGGCATGTTGTTGCCACCAACCATGCCAACCCTGCCACATTTTATCAAAAAGGAAGATCATTCAATAGCTATTACTAGCCCTTCTGTTACCACAAAGAGTGACTCAGGTGCTGCTGAGCCTTCAGCTAAAAGTAACGATGGAGTGTCTGAAGAGGGTGAAGGTGCAACTCTGCCTACCTCAAATGGGAAAACTGAAGAAGGCAGCCACTCCTCAGGCTTCATGACAAACATGAGCTCCGTCTCAGAGAGGACTGCCGAGTACACAACATCAAACAGCCCACCCATGATGACCAATCCACTCATGCCTCTTATGTCTGATCAGTTTAAGGCTAAGTTTCCCTTTGGAGGGATTCTGGACCCTCTCCAGGGTTCAGAGACATCCAAGCTACAGCAACTTGTGGAGAACATTGACAGGAAGGTGACAGACCCAAACGAATGTGTCATCTGTCATAGAGTGCTGAGTTGCCAAAGTGCTCTGAAAATGCACTATCGCACTCACACAGGGGAAAGACCCTTCAAGTGTAAAATTTGTGGCAGGGCATTTACAACAAAGGGGAATCTGAAGACCCACTACAGCGTCCACAGGGCCATGCCTCCTCTTAGAGTCCAACACTCCTGCCCTATTTGTCAGAAGAAGTTCACAAATGCTGTAGTTCTACAGCAACATATTCGCATGCACATGGGTGGGCAGATCCCCAACACACCTCTGCCAGACAGTTACCCAGAATCCATGGCATCCGACACAGGCTCATTTGAAGAGAGAAACTTTGATGATCTAGACAACTTCTCTGATGACAATATTGAAGGAATGGAGGAGGGCCCAGACAGCAGTGTGCCAGACACACCCAGGTCATTAGATGCCTCCCATGACAGTCTGTGTAACTCTCCAGCCCCCCCTGGAGTGGTTAGCCAGGAGGGGCAAGAGAAAATTGGCCAAGAGAATGTCCACAATAATGAAACAGAGGAGCTACAAGCCAACCCAGCGAAAGCTACAGCAAATGGCTTAGTTGAGGGGGATTGCCTCACCAATGACTCTTCATCACTGGGAGGGGATCTTGAAAGCCAAAGTGCTGGAAGTCCAGCTGTGTCAGAATCTACCTCCTCCATGCAGGCGCCATCCCCCACTAGCATGCAGCCACAACCACATAAATCCCCCAGTCTGGAAGAGAGGCACCAAAGGGCCTTGCCCCTGGAGCACACCAGTGCAAGCCTCTTGCACTCTCACCCCTCCAGTATCGGAGCACTGGATCTGACATCTGTCAATCCTTCAAAAGAACCCCTAGGTATGATGTTCCCCTTCCGTGAGCGTAGCACCATAAAGAACACATCCTGTGACATCTGTGGAAAGACCTTTGCTTGTCAGAGTGCCTTGGACATTCACTATCGAAGCCATACCAAAGAAAGGCCATTTATTTGCACGGCCTGTAACAGGGGTTTCTCCACTAAGGGCAACCTCAAGCAGCACATGCTAACTCATCAAATGAGAGACCTGCCCTCACAGCTCTTTGAGCCGTCAAACACCAGCTTGTCCTCCAG
The Mastacembelus armatus chromosome 3, fMasArm1.2, whole genome shotgun sequence DNA segment above includes these coding regions:
- the sall1a gene encoding sal-like protein 1a isoform X2 translates to MNDTANNTDQTECSDLLEPNTLEKDESMDVDVSGMSSGHEEEGSHTESGSPINTVSSHGGRGTAGPAVGTSAISAPLPQLSNLTELGNFSMINSNVIIENLQSTKVAVAQFSQEARSSGGPRVAVPALMEQLLALQQQQIHQLQLIEQIRHQILLLASQSPEMQAAPTSAPGTMGPAASPLTTLSSHLSQQLAAAAGLAQNLASQSASISSLKQLAAAAQLPQSNPSNNSETSQTISTLGPSTVSTQSSDKRPSHMSSLHSQLSNSPLAKSSTPAFGIGSLLSSAVNPLLPQPPPGNPMFSSSLPSVGTTVEDLNSLAALAQQRKGKAPNVTSFEHKSSSDDAFFKHKCRFCGKVFGSDSALQIHLRSHTGERPYKCNICGNRFSTRGNLKVHFQRHKEKYPHIQMNPYPVPEHLDNIPTSTGIPYGMSMPPEKPVTSWLDSKPVLPTLTSSVGMLLPPTMPTLPHFIKKEDHSIAITSPSVTTKSDSGAAEPSAKSNDGVSEEGEGATLPTSNGKTEEGSHSSGFMTNMSSVSERTAEYTTSNSPPMMTNPLMPLMSDQFKAKFPFGGILDPLQGSETSKLQQLVENIDRKVTDPNECVICHRVLSCQSALKMHYRTHTGERPFKCKICGRAFTTKGNLKTHYSVHRAMPPLRVQHSCPICQKKFTNAVVLQQHIRMHMGGQIPNTPLPDSYPESMASDTGSFEERNFDDLDNFSDDNIEGMEEGPDSSVPDTPRSLDASHDSLCNSPAPPGVVSQEGQEKIGQENVHNNETEELQANPAKATANGLVEGDCLTNDSSSLGGDLESQSAGSPAVSESTSSMQAPSPTSMQPQPHKSPSLEERHQRALPLEHTSASLLHSHPSSIGALDLTSVNPSKEPLGMMFPFRERSTIKNTSCDICGKTFACQSALDIHYRSHTKERPFICTACNRGFSTKGNLKQHMLTHQMRDLPSQLFEPSNTSLSSSPTPSLLSVGSLNKPEVNGFLHGLHPENKEMPPGLVTSSASTSPVLSAAPPRRTPKQHFCNTCGKCFSSSSALQIHERTHTGEKPFACSICGRAFTTKGNLKVHMGTHMWNSAPARRGRRLSVDGPMAFLGTNPVKFPEIFQKDMASRASNGDPASFWNQYAAAFSNGLAMKTNEISVIQNGGVPPMSGGVGNGGSSPIGGLTGSLDKLHSTEPNAALAGLEKMANTENGAHFRFTRFMEDNKEIVTS
- the sall1a gene encoding sal-like protein 1a isoform X1; the encoded protein is MSRRKQAKPQHFQSDPHLPLPEHNGDTELCSEDPRCKESDAHVCSRCCAEFFELSDLEEHQKNCTKNQLVLIVNENPASPTGTFSPGSPPHNPDDQMNDTANNTDQTECSDLLEPNTLEKDESMDVDVSGMSSGHEEEGSHTESGSPINTVSSHGGRGTAGPAVGTSAISAPLPQLSNLTELGNFSMINSNVIIENLQSTKVAVAQFSQEARSSGGPRVAVPALMEQLLALQQQQIHQLQLIEQIRHQILLLASQSPEMQAAPTSAPGTMGPAASPLTTLSSHLSQQLAAAAGLAQNLASQSASISSLKQLAAAAQLPQSNPSNNSETSQTISTLGPSTVSTQSSDKRPSHMSSLHSQLSNSPLAKSSTPAFGIGSLLSSAVNPLLPQPPPGNPMFSSSLPSVGTTVEDLNSLAALAQQRKGKAPNVTSFEHKSSSDDAFFKHKCRFCGKVFGSDSALQIHLRSHTGERPYKCNICGNRFSTRGNLKVHFQRHKEKYPHIQMNPYPVPEHLDNIPTSTGIPYGMSMPPEKPVTSWLDSKPVLPTLTSSVGMLLPPTMPTLPHFIKKEDHSIAITSPSVTTKSDSGAAEPSAKSNDGVSEEGEGATLPTSNGKTEEGSHSSGFMTNMSSVSERTAEYTTSNSPPMMTNPLMPLMSDQFKAKFPFGGILDPLQGSETSKLQQLVENIDRKVTDPNECVICHRVLSCQSALKMHYRTHTGERPFKCKICGRAFTTKGNLKTHYSVHRAMPPLRVQHSCPICQKKFTNAVVLQQHIRMHMGGQIPNTPLPDSYPESMASDTGSFEERNFDDLDNFSDDNIEGMEEGPDSSVPDTPRSLDASHDSLCNSPAPPGVVSQEGQEKIGQENVHNNETEELQANPAKATANGLVEGDCLTNDSSSLGGDLESQSAGSPAVSESTSSMQAPSPTSMQPQPHKSPSLEERHQRALPLEHTSASLLHSHPSSIGALDLTSVNPSKEPLGMMFPFRERSTIKNTSCDICGKTFACQSALDIHYRSHTKERPFICTACNRGFSTKGNLKQHMLTHQMRDLPSQLFEPSNTSLSSSPTPSLLSVGSLNKPEVNGFLHGLHPENKEMPPGLVTSSASTSPVLSAAPPRRTPKQHFCNTCGKCFSSSSALQIHERTHTGEKPFACSICGRAFTTKGNLKVHMGTHMWNSAPARRGRRLSVDGPMAFLGTNPVKFPEIFQKDMASRASNGDPASFWNQYAAAFSNGLAMKTNEISVIQNGGVPPMSGGVGNGGSSPIGGLTGSLDKLHSTEPNAALAGLEKMANTENGAHFRFTRFMEDNKEIVTS